From a single Solenopsis invicta isolate M01_SB chromosome 4, UNIL_Sinv_3.0, whole genome shotgun sequence genomic region:
- the LOC120357656 gene encoding uncharacterized protein LOC120357656 isoform X4, whose translation MEVTLLEPIQSVFPITQSTPLPLLDLSNCNHLYASATLPVSVSTLSQEQMYVLQPIDTADIENLRKMIRLDLDPEQKMEMKSESRKWITLKKDGSLEW comes from the exons ATGGAGGTAACACTTTTGGAGCCGATTCAGTCAGTTTTCCCTATTACTCAATCCACCCCACTACCACTGTTGGATTTATCAAATTGTAATCATCTATATGCTTCCGCTACATTACCAGTGA GTGTTTCCACGTTGTCCCAAGAACAAATGTATGTTCTGCAGCCGATTGACACAGCTGATATTGAAAACTTGAGGAAGATGATAAGATTGGACTTGGATCCTGAGCAGAAAATGGAAATGAAGAGCGAAAGTAGAAAATGGATAACCTTGAAAAAGGATGGAAGTCTAGAGTGGTAG
- the LOC120357656 gene encoding uncharacterized protein LOC120357656 isoform X3, with amino-acid sequence MEVTLLEPIQSVFPITQSTPLPLLDLSNCNHLYASATLPEFFLTKGVSTLSQEQMYVLQPIDTADIENLRKMIRLDLDPEQKMEMKSESRKWITLKKDGSLEW; translated from the exons ATGGAGGTAACACTTTTGGAGCCGATTCAGTCAGTTTTCCCTATTACTCAATCCACCCCACTACCACTGTTGGATTTATCAAATTGTAATCATCTATATGCTTCCGCTACATTACCA gaattttttcttACGAAAGGTGTTTCCACGTTGTCCCAAGAACAAATGTATGTTCTGCAGCCGATTGACACAGCTGATATTGAAAACTTGAGGAAGATGATAAGATTGGACTTGGATCCTGAGCAGAAAATGGAAATGAAGAGCGAAAGTAGAAAATGGATAACCTTGAAAAAGGATGGAAGTCTAGAGTGGTAG
- the LOC120357656 gene encoding uncharacterized protein LOC120357656 isoform X1, whose translation MTWRTRRMKQDDKAMEVTLLEPIQSVFPITQSTPLPLLDLSNCNHLYASATLPEFFLTKGVSTLSQEQMYVLQPIDTADIENLRKMIRLDLDPEQKMEMKSESRKWITLKKDGSLEW comes from the exons ATGACTTGGAGAACAAGGAGAATGAAACAG GATGATAAAGCGATGGAGGTAACACTTTTGGAGCCGATTCAGTCAGTTTTCCCTATTACTCAATCCACCCCACTACCACTGTTGGATTTATCAAATTGTAATCATCTATATGCTTCCGCTACATTACCA gaattttttcttACGAAAGGTGTTTCCACGTTGTCCCAAGAACAAATGTATGTTCTGCAGCCGATTGACACAGCTGATATTGAAAACTTGAGGAAGATGATAAGATTGGACTTGGATCCTGAGCAGAAAATGGAAATGAAGAGCGAAAGTAGAAAATGGATAACCTTGAAAAAGGATGGAAGTCTAGAGTGGTAG
- the LOC120357656 gene encoding uncharacterized protein LOC120357656 isoform X2: protein MTWRTRRMKQDDKAMEVTLLEPIQSVFPITQSTPLPLLDLSNCNHLYASATLPVSVSTLSQEQMYVLQPIDTADIENLRKMIRLDLDPEQKMEMKSESRKWITLKKDGSLEW, encoded by the exons ATGACTTGGAGAACAAGGAGAATGAAACAG GATGATAAAGCGATGGAGGTAACACTTTTGGAGCCGATTCAGTCAGTTTTCCCTATTACTCAATCCACCCCACTACCACTGTTGGATTTATCAAATTGTAATCATCTATATGCTTCCGCTACATTACCAGTGA GTGTTTCCACGTTGTCCCAAGAACAAATGTATGTTCTGCAGCCGATTGACACAGCTGATATTGAAAACTTGAGGAAGATGATAAGATTGGACTTGGATCCTGAGCAGAAAATGGAAATGAAGAGCGAAAGTAGAAAATGGATAACCTTGAAAAAGGATGGAAGTCTAGAGTGGTAG
- the LOC120357656 gene encoding uncharacterized protein LOC120357656 isoform X5, which yields MTWRTRRMKQDDKAMEVTLLEPIQSVFPITQSTPLPLLDLSNCNHLYASATLPVFPRCPKNKCMFCSRLTQLILKT from the exons ATGACTTGGAGAACAAGGAGAATGAAACAG GATGATAAAGCGATGGAGGTAACACTTTTGGAGCCGATTCAGTCAGTTTTCCCTATTACTCAATCCACCCCACTACCACTGTTGGATTTATCAAATTGTAATCATCTATATGCTTCCGCTACATTACCA GTGTTTCCACGTTGTCCCAAGAACAAATGTATGTTCTGCAGCCGATTGACACAGCTGATATTGAAAACTTGA